TCTTCAAAGACTTTGAATCGTGTAAAGCAGTGGTTTCTAATGGTGGATTTACTTTGATAAGTGAATCAATGTATCTTAAAAAGCCAATATTTTGTATTCCTGTAAAGAAACAGCCAGAACAGACTGTTAATGCGATGTATATCGAAAAACTGGGCTATGGTGAATTCCATGAATTATTAACTAAAGAAAACTTTGAAAATTTCTTGGATAAGTTAGATGTGTACCGTGAATCACTTAGTTCATTTAAACATGATAGAAATCAGGAAATTTTCCAGGCTTTAAATGACGCAATTGAAAAATATTCTAAGGAATATTCACAAGCTACCTACAAAATTGTTAATTTAATAGAATCAAGAGAAAACGCAAAATAAAACTTTATTTTTAATTTTTTTCTTAAAAAATTTATCCTATTTATTATTCGGAACTTATGGCAGTTTATTTATAAAACTTCAAATTATAAAATGAGTTACTTGAATAAAACACTTTCAGTAAATGATTAAAATGAATGTAGAATACCGAGTAACATCCTTTTTAGAAGATATTGATGGGTGGAAGTTTGTATTAAACTCCTTACCTGATCTTATAGCTATTTTAAACCATAAATATGAGATTATATGGGCGAACACTGCTATGGCGGAGTGTTTAAATACTTCAACAGATTCATGTTTAGGAGTTAAATGTTTTGAGGCAATTCACGGTACTAAATTGCCTGTTGATAACTGCCCCCATGCGAAAATGATAATGGATAATAAAGGGCATACTGAAGAAGTGTATGAACCTAATTTGGGCGGATATTTTATGGTTACTGCTGCTCCTATAAAGGATAAATCTGGAAATACGCTTGGGAGCGTGCACATAGCGCGTGATATCACAGAACGTAAAATAATGGAAGATAAAATTAAAAATTCCCTTCAAGAGAAGGAAATGTTAATTAGAGAGACATATCATAGGGTAAAAAACAATTTAATGGTTATATCAAGCCTTCTTGATTTACAGGCAAGATATATTGAAGATATAGAAACGCAGAATATTTTCAGGGACAGTCAAAATCGTGCAAGATCCATGGCGTTAATTCACGAAAAACTTTACCAAACAACTGACCTTAAATGGATTAACTTTGCAAATTACATCAAAAAATTATCTATGGAACTTTTCGAAACATATTCTGGACAATCTAATAATATAAAAATTAATTTTGATTTAGAAAATCATGAACTGGATACTGAAACATCAATTCCATTAGGGCTTATAGTCAATGAACTTATATCAAACAGCCTGAAACATGCTTTTAAGGATGGTAGAAATGGTATTATCAAAATAAAGTTCTACAAAGACAGTGAAAATTATGTATTGATAATTTCTGACAATGGAATCGGATTTCCAGAAGAGTTAGATTACAAAAAATCAGATTCTTTAGGTTTAAGAATTGTAAACAGCCTGGTAGATCAGATAATGGGTGAAATAAATATGGATAGAAGTCAAGGGACAGAATTCACCATAAAATTTCCATAATTTGAGTTTTGATGAATTAACTTTATATAATGACTAATTTTGCTAGTTAATGTATCATAATCTTTTAAATGGTTGTATATTT
This genomic window from Methanobacterium veterum contains:
- a CDS encoding histidine kinase dimerization/phosphoacceptor domain -containing protein, which encodes MNVEYRVTSFLEDIDGWKFVLNSLPDLIAILNHKYEIIWANTAMAECLNTSTDSCLGVKCFEAIHGTKLPVDNCPHAKMIMDNKGHTEEVYEPNLGGYFMVTAAPIKDKSGNTLGSVHIARDITERKIMEDKIKNSLQEKEMLIRETYHRVKNNLMVISSLLDLQARYIEDIETQNIFRDSQNRARSMALIHEKLYQTTDLKWINFANYIKKLSMELFETYSGQSNNIKINFDLENHELDTETSIPLGLIVNELISNSLKHAFKDGRNGIIKIKFYKDSENYVLIISDNGIGFPEELDYKKSDSLGLRIVNSLVDQIMGEINMDRSQGTEFTIKFP